The following are encoded in a window of Falco biarmicus isolate bFalBia1 chromosome 8, bFalBia1.pri, whole genome shotgun sequence genomic DNA:
- the CCNG1 gene encoding cyclin-G1, producing MIETLVTTEAQELLYQLTALLEQELRCQPKASGLRLIESAHDNGLRMTARLRDFEVKDLLSLTQFFGFHTETFSLAVNFLDRFLSKMKVQPKHLGCVGLSCFYLAVKASEEERNVPLATDLIRISQYRFTVSDMMRMEKIVLEKLCWKVKATTAFQFLQLYHSLIHENLSCERRKYLNFERLETQLKACHCRIMFSKAKPSVLALSIMALEIEEQKLPELTEALEFLQLHSRINNRELTFWKELVLKCLTEYSSSKCSKPNVQKLKWIVSGRTARQLKHSYYRITHLPTIPETSS from the exons ATGATTGAAACACTTGTGACTACTGAAGCTCAGGAGCTGCTCTACCAGCTCACAGCCCTCCTGGAGCAAGAGTTAAGATGTCAGCCAAAGGCCTCTGGCCTGAGACTAATTGAATCTGCTCATGATAATGGCCTCCGAATGACTGCAAGGCTGCGAGACTTTGAAGTGAAAGATCTCCTCAGCTTAACTCAGTTCTTTGGCTTTCATACAGAGACGTTTTCACTGGCTGTGAATTTCTTAGATAGATTCTTGTCAAAAATGAAG GTACAGCCTAAACACTTGGGCTGTGTTGGACTCAGCTGCTTCTACTTGGCTGTGAAGGCATcggaagaagagagaaatgttCCCTTGGCCACTGACTTAATTCGAATAAGCCAGTATAGGTTCACCGTTTCTGATATGATGAGAATGGAGAAAATCGTATTGGAGAAGCTGTGTTGGAAAGTCAAAGCTACAACAGCCTTCCAGTTTCTACAACTATATCATTCACTTATTCATGAGAATTTAAGCTGTGAAAG GAGAAAATACCTTAATTTTGAGAGACTTGAGACCCAGCTTAAGGCATGTCACTGCAGAATCATGTTTTCTAAAGCCAAG ccTTCTGTCTTGGCGCTGTCTATTATGGCACTAGAGATAGAAGAACAAAAACTGCCGGAGTTGACAGAGGCATTGGAATTTCTGCAGTTGCATTCCAGG ATAAATAACAGAGAGCTGACCTTCTGGAAGGAACTGGTGTTGAAGTGCCTTACAGAATATTCTTCGAGCAAGTGTTCCAAACCAAatgttcagaaattaaaatggatTGTGTCTGGACGTACAGCACGGCAGCTTAAACATAGCTACTACAGAATAACACACCTTCCTACAATTCCAGAGACGAGCTCATAA